A single window of Balaenoptera ricei isolate mBalRic1 chromosome 15, mBalRic1.hap2, whole genome shotgun sequence DNA harbors:
- the SDC4 gene encoding syndecan-4 produces the protein MAPARLLALVWPLVGALAVAAESIRETEVIDPRDLLEGRHFSGDLPDDEDVGVPEQEPHDFELSGSGDLDDSEDTPIFPEVIHPLVPLDNHIPEKTGLGSWVPTEPKELEENEVIPKRMSPFDGDEDVSNKVSMSSTAQGSNIFERTEVLAALIVGGGVGILFAIFLVLLLVYRMKKKDEGSYDLGKKPIYKKAPTNEFYA, from the exons ATGGCCCCCGCCCGCCTGCTCGCGCTAGTGTGGCCCCTCGTGGGCGCCCTTGCTGTCGCCGCCGAGTCG ATCCGAGAAACTGAGGTCATCGACCCTCGAGACCTCCTAGAAGGCCGACACTTTTCCGGAGACTTACCGGACGACGAGGATGTTGGGGTACCTGAGCAGGAGCCCCATGACTTTGAGCTGTCTGGCTCTGGAGATCTGG ATGACTCGGAGGACACCCCGATCTTCCCGGAAGTGATCCATCCCTTG GTGCCTCTAGATAACCACATCCCTGAGAAGACAGGGCTTGGGAGCTGGGTCCCCACCGAACCCAAGGAACTGGAGGAGAATGAGGTCATCCCCAAGAGGATGTCACCCTTTGATGGGGACGAGGATGTATCCAACAAGGTGTCCATGTCCAGCACAGCCCAGGGCAGCAACATCTTTGAGAGGACAGAGGTTCTGGCAG ctctGATTGTGGGCGGTGGCGTGGGCATCCTCTTTGCCATTTTCCTGGTCCTGCTGCTGGTGTACCGCATGAAGAAGAAGGATGAGGGCAGCTACGACCTGGGCAAGAAACCTATCTACAAAAAAGCCCCCACCAACGAGTTCTACGCCTGA